The Bradyrhizobium guangxiense genomic sequence GGCTTGCTGGCGAGCGCAACCGCAAGCTCCAGCTCACGTCGCTCGCCATGGCTGAGCCGGTTCACCACGACATCGGCCCGATGCGACAGGCCGACGCGGTCGAGCGCGGCGTGTGCGGCATCGCGTAGGCCCTTCTCCTTGCGCGCATTGGCGAAGAAGCGGAACGAGGTGCCGGCATGCGCCTGTGCCGCTAGCGCGACATTGTCGGCGGCGGTGAAATCAAGCAGCAGCGAGGTGATCTGGAACGAACGTGCAAGGCCGAGCGCGCAGCGGCGATAGGCCGGCAAGTATGTGATGTCGCGCCCCGCCAGCGAGACGCTGCCGGAATGCGGCTCGAGATGCCCGGTGAGCTGGCTGATCAGCGTGGTCTTGCCGGCGCCGTTCGGGCCGATGATGGCGTGCAGCTCACCGCTGGCAACGTCGAGCGAAACGTTGTCGGTGGCGAGGATGCCGCCGAAGCGGCGCACCAGCTTTTCGACGCGGAGCAAGGGTTCAGCCACGGCCGGCCCTCCCGAGCAAACCCATGATGCCGCCGCGGCCGAACAGCACGATCAGCAGCAGCAACGGGCCCATGATCAGCGCCCAATATTCGGTGATCTGCGACAGGAACTCTTCGAGCAACAGGAACACCACGGCCCCTATGATCGGGCCGAACAGCGTGCCCATGCCCCCGAGGATCACCATCACCATGAGGTCGCCGGAGCGCGTCCAGTACATCACGGCCGGGCTGACGAAATCGGTGTTGTTGGCGAGCAGCGCGCCGGCAAGGCCGCACATGGTGCCTGATATCACGAAGCAGACCAGCTGGTAGCGTTTTGCGGGAAAGCCGATCGCCTGCATGCGCTGCTCGTTGGAGCGCAGGCCCTGCACGACGAGGCCGAAGCGCGAATTGACGATGCGCCAGATCAGGAAGACCACGCCGAGCAGGCAGGCGAGGCAGAGATAATAGAACTGCGTGCGGTTGCCGAGATCGATCAGCCCGGCGAAGTCGCTACGCTTGTAGATGGTGAGGCCATCATCGCCGCCGTAGCGCGCCAGTCCCGAGGCGACGTAATAGGCCATCTGGGCGAAGGCGAGCGTGATCATGATGAAATAGACGCCGCGGGTGCGAAGTGAGAGCGCGCCGATCACCAGCGCGTAGGCAGCGGAGGCGGCGAGCGCGATCGGAAACTGGACGAAGCCGGAGCCAACGCCTTCCTGCGCCAGCATGCCCACGGCATAGCCGCCGATGCCGAGATAGGCGGCATGGCCGAAGCTCATCATGCCGCCAAAGCCCATGATGAGGTTGAGGCTCGCCGCGGCCAGCGCCAGGATGATGATGCGGGGGAACAGCGTCAGGATGAAGACGTTGCCGGTCAGCTGCGAATAGAGCGGCAGCAGCACGAGGCCGGCCAGCATCAGGGCCGTGACGGCCTTGCCCACGGTGAGACCCTTCATCGACGATTGGCCGGAAACAGCCCCTCCGGCCGCACCACCAGCACGATCGCCATCAGCAGGTAGATCAGCATGGAGGACAGCGCGGGCGCGGCGGTGGAGGCGGCGGCGCCGCTGAGCACCTGCCGGAGCAAATTGGGCAGGAAGGCGCGGCCGAGCGTGTCGATCATGCCGACGAAGATCGCGGCGAGGAACGCGCCGCGGATCGAGCCGATGCCACCGATCACGATGATAACGAAGGCGAGGATCAGGATGTTCTCGCCCATGCCGATCTGCACGGTGAGGATCGGCGCCTGCATCAGCCCGGCAAGGCCGGCGAGCGCCGCGCCAAGGCCGAACACCAGCGTGTAGAGCAGCTTGATGTTGATGCCGAGCGCGCCGATCATCTCGCGGTTGGAGGCACCAGCGCGGATCAGCATGCCGATGCGGGTCCGCATCACGCCGAGATAGAGCAGGAGCGCGACCAGCAACGCCACGATGATGATGGCGAGGCGATAGGCGGGATAGTGAATGCCGGGCAGGATCGGCACCGGCACCGTGAGCCAAGCCGGCAACGGCAGCGCCAGGCCCGCCGGGCCCCAGATCAGCCGCACGGCCTCGTTGAAGAACAGGATCAGGCCGAAGGTCGCGAGCACATGGTCGAGATGGTCGCGGCC encodes the following:
- a CDS encoding ABC transporter ATP-binding protein, with the protein product MAEPLLRVEKLVRRFGGILATDNVSLDVASGELHAIIGPNGAGKTTLISQLTGHLEPHSGSVSLAGRDITYLPAYRRCALGLARSFQITSLLLDFTAADNVALAAQAHAGTSFRFFANARKEKGLRDAAHAALDRVGLSHRADVVVNRLSHGERRELELAVALASKPKLLLLDEPMAGLGVTESQRMVKLLQELRKEVSIVLVEHDMPAVFALADRISVLVYGRVIASGDPAAIRANEDVKRAYLGDQHVVTHHG
- a CDS encoding branched-chain amino acid ABC transporter permease: MKGLTVGKAVTALMLAGLVLLPLYSQLTGNVFILTLFPRIIILALAAASLNLIMGFGGMMSFGHAAYLGIGGYAVGMLAQEGVGSGFVQFPIALAASAAYALVIGALSLRTRGVYFIMITLAFAQMAYYVASGLARYGGDDGLTIYKRSDFAGLIDLGNRTQFYYLCLACLLGVVFLIWRIVNSRFGLVVQGLRSNEQRMQAIGFPAKRYQLVCFVISGTMCGLAGALLANNTDFVSPAVMYWTRSGDLMVMVILGGMGTLFGPIIGAVVFLLLEEFLSQITEYWALIMGPLLLLIVLFGRGGIMGLLGRAGRG
- a CDS encoding branched-chain amino acid ABC transporter permease; translated protein: MLLVVEQFLNGLQFGLLLFLLAAGLTLVFGIMDLVNLAHGSLYMMGAYFAATFAAWTGSFLAGALMALGATLVLGIALEVTALRHLYGRDHLDHVLATFGLILFFNEAVRLIWGPAGLALPLPAWLTVPVPILPGIHYPAYRLAIIIVALLVALLLYLGVMRTRIGMLIRAGASNREMIGALGINIKLLYTLVFGLGAALAGLAGLMQAPILTVQIGMGENILILAFVIIVIGGIGSIRGAFLAAIFVGMIDTLGRAFLPNLLRQVLSGAAASTAAPALSSMLIYLLMAIVLVVRPEGLFPANRR